A single genomic interval of Cucumis sativus cultivar 9930 chromosome 5, Cucumber_9930_V3, whole genome shotgun sequence harbors:
- the LOC101222977 gene encoding 60S ribosomal protein L23a, which yields MAPKADSSKKADPKAQALKTAKAVKSGPTFKKKAKKIRTSVTFHRPKTLKKDRNPKYPRISVTPRNKLDQYQILKYPLTTESAMKKIEDNNTLVFIVDIRANKKNIKDAVKKMYDIQTKKVNTLIRPDGTKKAYVRLTPDYDALDVANKIGII from the exons ATGGCACCTAAAG CTGATAGTAGCAAAAAGGCTGATCCCAAGGCTCAAGCCTTGAAGACTGCTAAGGCAGTCAAGTCTGGCCCAACTTTCAAGAAGAAGGCTAAGAAGATTAGAACTTCAGTCACATTCCATAGGCCAAAGACATTGAAGAAGGATAGGAATCCCAAGTATCCTAGAATCAGTGTTACTCCAAGGAACAAGTTGGATCAGTATCAAATTCTGAAATATCCATTGACCACAGAGTCTGCAATGAAGAAGATTGAGGACAATAACACCCTCGTCTTTATTGTTGACATTCGTGccaacaagaaaaatattaaagatgcTGTGAAGAAGATGTATGATATTCAGACCAAGAAAGTTAACACTTTAATCAG ACCCGACGGAACGAAGAAGGCATATGTTAGGTTAACTCCAGATTATGATGCTCTTGATGTGGCGAACAAGATTGGTATCATCTAA
- the LOC101206795 gene encoding F-box protein At2g39490: MDPNENDLISNLPDEVLYKISSFLPFESVLQTTFLSKRWRNLWNKISVQNGALEDLPNAAINFLIHYFNHFNPLNYFRKLQYQFDNGKALFLSVLSNQKLHLHFSSHKHEVPSEFDWKLNLNYDHHQLSHSTFFVKTLCLKSVSRLTTEAVSSLVSSIYSLESLKLIECNGLQSFSVSSSSKLRSLTILDCLQLEFLHIGSSKLRSFRYRGSFPRIQLDYHFNMEDVMLDCRQGPGYLYKSNEFDPILLTVKNAETLTICKWTFEALIFPSLSWNFQFYKLKELWWIDDLKENFNVKPLIAIIKLCPTLERLFVTFDPESYRISSTDKEVRLEQLKVVILKGFTGQEDGSSSEEKLKIGNFFMNFTEVSPLQLKLKDVSNLKVGQIWSERIESFPKHSHLNIWGDTKVLD; the protein is encoded by the exons ATGGATCCAAATGAGAATGATTTGATAAGCAATTTACCTGATGAAGttctttacaaaatttcatcttttttaccCTTTGAATCAGTTCTTCAAACCACTTTCCTTTCAAAAAGGTGGAGAAATCTTTGGAATAAGATCTCTGTCCAAAATGGAGCTCTTGAAGATCTTCCAAATGCAGCTATAAACTTCCTTATTCATTACTTCAATCACTTCAATCCATTGAATTATTTCAGAAAGCTCCAATATCAGTTTGACAATGGCAAAGCTCTCTTTCTGTCTGTTTTGTCAAATCAAAAACTTCACTTACATTTCTCTTCTCATAAACATGAAGTTCCAAGTGAGTTCGATTGGAAATTGAATCTGAATTATGATCACCACCAGCTTTCTCATTCGACTTTCTTTGTCAAAACTCTCTGTCTTAAATCGGTAAGCCGTCTCACGACCGAGGCGGTTTCCTCCTTGGTTTCAAGTATTTATTCCCTTGAAAGCTTGAAACTTATTGAATGCAATGGATTGCAATCATTTTCAGTCAGTTCTAGTTCAAAGCTGCGAAGCTTGACCATCTTAGATTGTTTGCAGTTGGAGTTTCTTCACATTGGATCCTCGAAACTCCGGTCGTTTCGATATAGAGGGTCGTTTCCTCGCATTCAACTTGATTATCATTTTAACATGGAAGATGTTATGCTTGACTGCAGACAAGGTCCTGGATACCTGTATAAGAGTAATGAGTTTGATCCAATTTTGTTGACAGTGAAGAATGCCGAAACACTCACCATATGTAAATGGACTTTTGAG GCTTTGAtatttccttctctttcttggAACTTCCAGTTCTATAAGTTGAAAGAGTTGTGGTGGATtgatgacttaaaagaaaacttcaaTGTCAAACCATTGATTGCTATCATCAAATTATGTCCTACTTTGGAACGTCTATTTGTTACG TTTGATCCTGAAAGTTACCGCATTTCAAGCACAGACAAAGAAGTTCGACTCGAGCAACTCAAAGTTGTAATCTTGAAAGGGTTTACAGGCCAAGAGGATGGTTCCTCATCAGAAGAGAAActaaaaattggaaatttcTTTATGAATTTTACTGAAGTTTCTCCATTGCAACTAAAGTTGAAAGACGTGAGTAACTTGAAAGTAGGTCAAATATGGTCGGAAAGGATTGAGTCATTTCCTAAACATTCTCATTTAAACATATGGGGAGATACTAAAGTTTTAGATTGA